In one Bacillus thuringiensis genomic region, the following are encoded:
- the spoVAB gene encoding stage V sporulation protein SpoVAB, whose amino-acid sequence MIESGFVILIGLAGGIAVGSGYVAFLAVLGIIPRLAQLTRSGKHIQYFEWAVIAGTLTGAWCSLKNITFQTSQYWLVILGIFCGTFIGMLAAALTEVLNVLPILAKRVGVEGKIIVLLVALVLGKVIGSLFHWIYFVR is encoded by the coding sequence ATGATTGAGTCTGGATTTGTTATTTTAATTGGTTTAGCTGGAGGGATTGCGGTAGGTAGCGGATATGTCGCATTTTTAGCTGTACTTGGTATAATCCCCCGTTTAGCTCAATTAACGAGAAGTGGAAAGCATATTCAATATTTTGAGTGGGCGGTCATTGCAGGTACGTTAACAGGGGCTTGGTGCAGTTTGAAAAATATTACATTTCAAACGTCGCAATATTGGCTCGTTATATTAGGGATATTTTGTGGCACGTTCATCGGAATGCTTGCTGCGGCATTAACAGAGGTGTTAAATGTTCTACCTATTTTAGCGAAACGAGTAGGGGTAGAGGGGAAGATTATTGTTTTACTCGTTGCTCTTGTACTTGGGAAAGTAATAGGGTCGTTGTTTCACTGGATTTATTTCGTAAGGTAG
- a CDS encoding methionine/alanine import family NSS transporter small subunit, with protein sequence MSGSAIMMMVIGIVVIWGGLALSIANLFKKKA encoded by the coding sequence ATGAGTGGATCAGCGATTATGATGATGGTTATTGGAATCGTAGTCATTTGGGGAGGGCTTGCATTAAGTATTGCAAACTTATTTAAGAAAAAGGCATAA
- a CDS encoding stage V sporulation protein AA, protein MEQTIYIKMRNRLKVSPTYEVKLGDVAQLAGDSSVVELLQNEIVYKITVHDKTHVVIDVMKVIEIIQQKASHVQINLLGSGQTLVEIIYEKKKAQPIFFGLVWLLLFIGAALAIIYFHEDVSMQQVHQRLYYMITGEFNAQPLLFQIPYSLGLGLGMVLFFNHVFQKRINEEPSPLEVEMFQYQQSLDQYVIVNENKDNMKQLTDD, encoded by the coding sequence TTGGAACAAACGATTTATATTAAAATGCGCAATCGTTTAAAAGTTTCTCCTACTTATGAAGTAAAGCTGGGTGATGTTGCTCAACTTGCCGGAGATTCTTCCGTAGTTGAGTTGTTACAAAATGAGATAGTTTACAAAATAACAGTGCATGATAAGACTCATGTTGTAATTGATGTTATGAAAGTAATTGAGATTATTCAACAGAAAGCATCTCATGTACAAATTAATTTACTCGGTTCTGGACAAACTCTTGTTGAAATTATATACGAAAAAAAGAAGGCACAACCAATTTTTTTCGGACTTGTATGGTTGTTACTTTTCATTGGAGCGGCCCTTGCGATCATTTATTTCCATGAAGATGTAAGTATGCAACAAGTACATCAACGGTTATATTACATGATTACTGGAGAATTTAATGCGCAACCACTTTTATTTCAAATTCCTTATTCTTTAGGCCTTGGCTTAGGAATGGTTTTATTCTTTAATCATGTATTTCAAAAACGAATTAATGAAGAGCCAAGTCCGCTAGAAGTTGAGATGTTTCAATACCAACAGTCACTTGATCAATATGTAATCGTTAATGAAAACAAGGATAATATGAAACAACTTACCGATGATTGA